The following nucleotide sequence is from Pseudonocardia abyssalis.
CGGACCTACTGCAGTAGCCCGCGCAGGCGGTCGATGTCGGCACTCTGCGTTGCGACGACGTCGTCGGCGAACTCCGCGACCAGGAGGTCGGTGCCGGCGGTGCGCACCTGCCCCGCCATCGTCAGCGCGCCCTGGTGGTGGGCGATCATCAGCGTGACGAAGAGCCGGTCGAACGCGGGCCCGGTGGCGGTGGCGAGGTCGGTGAGCTGCGCGGGGGTGGCCATACCCGGCATGCCGGTGTGGTCCCCGCCATCCCCGCCATCCCCGCCATCCCCGTGGTCCCCGTGCGCTGGGTGGGCGTCCTGGCGGGCGAGCCAGGACTCGAGCACCGCGATCTCCGGCCCCTGGACGCCGGCGATGCGTTCGGCCATCGCCCGCACCCCCGGGTCGGCGGCCCGGGCCGGGGCGAGTACCGCCATCTCCAGC
It contains:
- a CDS encoding DUF305 domain-containing protein; its protein translation is MRRALVTAALVLALAGCGAAPEGPRVVVPGAPGEPAQIMDGAEVAQRRSPVPVSPADVEFVERMVPHHEQALEMAVLAPARAADPGVRAMAERIAGVQGPEIAVLESWLARQDAHPAHGDHGDGGDGGDGGDHTGMPGMATPAQLTDLATATGPAFDRLFVTLMIAHHQGALTMAGQVRTAGTDLLVAEFADDVVATQSADIDRLRGLLQ